ACTTTGAATCAAAATGAATGTCAAAAATATTCAAGCTTTCTGACAGACTTACTCTAATGAAGCAAGAAAAAGACAGCAAATAGTAAGAGCAGTGTATTTCTCAGAGGGAGGGAAATCACGTACTTCCTTTATCATACAACAAAAGTTGAAACAGCATTTCAGTAACATTGATCAAGTTATTCACTATTCAAGAATACATTTTTCaagttttgtctttaaaatgtattcatttacatattcagATTAAACTAAGTTTATTAATCAAAAACCATTTTACTCAGAATTTTAACcttgagaaatataaatcataacTTATTAAAGCATATTCCAAACACTATACAATAATCCTgccattttagtttttatatgcCTCATCTGAAAAACGTTATTTTACAACCAGGAGTTCTCCTATCTATCTCCAGAGTAAATGTCTCTATGTCAAAACTTCAAGAGGCAATCAAAGATTCAAATAATCCTATGCATACTGCTTCATCGGGCTTTGATAAAAACAGAGCCATCTGGTGGTGTAGCACCATCCTCCTTTTCAGTTACAGTCTCTACAGCCCCAGAAGCGGACACAATAACCATTGTTTTATTTGCTGAAACTGTCTTCTCTTTCTCAGCAATAGCCGCACAAACAGCAACAATCTCATCACTTTCAAAGTCATAGTCTGGAATTGACTTTGGTGAAAAGTGTGTTACTTCAGCTGGTGCTTCCCTTTTTTTAATCCTCTGTGCTACCTTCTGCTGCTCCTGGAGCGTTCTTGCCCAAGAGAGGTCTTCTTTCCATATCTCAGGGTTCATTGGATAGATGTGAAGGGCTACTTGAAAACTTCGAATTGCCTAGAAAATAAGgtcagagttttttgttttgtttttaaaaattagtatgttTAATATAATcctgtgtgtttgtgtacgtATATACTGTACCCATACACATCCTAATGCATTATTTTAATGTACTAGAACACAAAAGATAGAAGCTACGGTGTTGCCCTAAgcactgggaaaaaaaattatagaagactGAAAGAAAGTGACTGACAATATGCTTATGGAATAAAAGCCATTAAAATGGGAGTACTCATAATAGGGCTAAAGATAAAGCAAATACATTGTCAGCTTCTGTAGACCAGTAAGTATGTACATTTGGGGATTTCCCGAGCTAAGCCACAATCACAAAGGTACCGGGAGTGGATATCTTTGAAGTTAACAGTTTAGATCCTAAcaatgctaacatttattgagtgtttactacaTTCTAGGCACTAAAGATTTACATgtattgggccaggcacggtggctcacacctgcaatcccagcattttgggaggccaaggtgggcggatcacctgagggcaggagttcaagaccagcctggttaagacggtgaaaccccgtctctactataaatacaaaaattagtcaggcctaatggtgggtgcctgtaatcccagctactcagg
This DNA window, taken from Macaca fascicularis isolate 582-1 chromosome 6, T2T-MFA8v1.1, encodes the following:
- the TTC33 gene encoding tetratricopeptide repeat protein 33 isoform X2, producing the protein MASFGWKRKIGEKVSKVTSQQFEAEAADEKDVVDNDEGNWLHAIKRRKEILLEGCAEKSKQLKDEGASLAENKRYREAIQKWDEALQLTPNDATLYEMKSQAIRSFQVALHIYPMNPEIWKEDLSWARTLQEQQKVAQRIKKREAPAEVTHFSPKSIPDYDFESDEIVAVCAAIAEKEKTVSANKTMVIVSASGAVETVTEKEDGATPPDGSVFIKAR